From the genome of Streptosporangiales bacterium:
TGTTGCGCCGGCCCAGCGACAGCACCTGCGCGAAGCCGGTGTAGAACCACATGCCCTCGAAGATCACGTAGAACGCGACGAGGTCGCGCAGGAACGCACGGTCGCGCTCCGGCGTGCCGGTGGAGAACTCGGGGTCCTCCAGGTGCTGGGTGTACTCCAGCGCCCAGGCCGCCTTGTCGGTGATCGACGGCACCTCGCGGTACATGTTGAACAGCTCGCCCTCGTCGAGGCCGAGGCTCTCGCAGATGTACTGGAACGTGTGCGTGTGCACGGCCTCCTCGAACGCCTGCCGCAGCAGGTACTGGCGGCACTCCGGGTTGGTCAGGTGCCGGTACACCGCGAGGACGATGTTGTTGGCGACGAGGCTCTCCGACGTCGCGAAGAAGCCGAGGTTGCGCTTGAGCATCAGCCGCTCGTCGCCGGTCAGGCCGTCGCGCGACTTCCACAACGCGATGTCGGCCTGCATCGACACCTCGGTCGGCATCCAGTGGTTGCTGCAGCCGGCGAGGTACTTGTCCCAGGCCCACTGGTACTTCAGCGGCAGCAGCTGGTTGACGTCGGCCCGCGCGTTGATCATCGCCTTGTCGTCGACGCTCACGCGCGTGCCCTGCCGGTCGATCGCGCCGAGCCCGGTCGTGTCCGTGGTCATGGTCGGTACCACTTCCATCCATGGTGGTTGGGGACCCCAGCGGGGGTCGGGGCACGCATCGGGGACCCCGGTCAGGGCCTGGACCACGACCGGGGTCCCCAACGGTTACTGGCAGGCCTCGCACTCGGGGTCGTCGACGGAGCAGGCGGCGCCCTCGGCGTACGGCTCCTCGGCCGGCGGCTCCGTCACCGTGACGGGCGAGACGGCGTTGAGCCTGCCGTCGGTACCGCGCAGCGTGCTCTTCTCGACGTGCGTGGCGCCCTGCGCGCGCAGGTAGTACGTCGTCTTGAGCCCGCGACGCCAGGCGTAGCGGTAGAGCTCGTCGAGCGCGCGGCCGTTGGGCTGCACGACGTAGAGGTTGAGCGACTGCGACTG
Proteins encoded in this window:
- a CDS encoding ribonucleotide-diphosphate reductase subunit beta; protein product: MTTDTTGLGAIDRQGTRVSVDDKAMINARADVNQLLPLKYQWAWDKYLAGCSNHWMPTEVSMQADIALWKSRDGLTGDERLMLKRNLGFFATSESLVANNIVLAVYRHLTNPECRQYLLRQAFEEAVHTHTFQYICESLGLDEGELFNMYREVPSITDKAAWALEYTQHLEDPEFSTGTPERDRAFLRDLVAFYVIFEGMWFYTGFAQVLSLGRRNKMVGIAEQYQYILRDESIHLNFGIDAINQIKIEDPSLWNDELQAEVRRMLAEACELEVAYGRDTMPNGLLGLNGDLTEQYMRFITDRRCGQLGLTPVFGASDNPFPWMSEMMDLHKEKNFFETRVIEYQTGGGLTWD